In Mucilaginibacter celer, one DNA window encodes the following:
- a CDS encoding glycoside hydrolase family 53 protein — protein sequence MKAKIGLKALLVIVPGFIATGVLSAYKFSPQKVKPVKFKQIMGADISFIPQLEAEGHKFYDKGVSKDAFTILKDHGFNYVRLRIFNNPKADSGYSAKGYCGLEDTKKMALRIKQAGIGFLLDFHYSDNWADPGKQYKPAAWKHLSNQQLHDSIRAFTRLTLLALKKQGTLPDMVQVGNEINHGILWPDGRLKNLDTLAGFLKAGINGVRAVSIKIPVMLHIACGGQNAESRYFLDNMLKRGVSFDIIGQSYYPEWHGTPDSLRDNLTDLNTRYKQDIIVVEYSQRKREVNDITFSLPGNKVKGTFIWEPFSWGETIVDKQGNTNTHIAVYDSVKRAYHIEH from the coding sequence ATGAAAGCGAAGATTGGTTTGAAAGCATTGTTAGTAATTGTACCCGGTTTTATAGCTACCGGAGTTTTATCGGCCTATAAGTTTTCGCCGCAAAAAGTAAAGCCGGTAAAGTTTAAGCAGATTATGGGGGCCGATATTTCCTTTATCCCCCAGCTGGAAGCCGAAGGGCACAAATTTTACGATAAAGGCGTAAGTAAGGATGCTTTTACCATACTTAAAGATCATGGCTTTAACTACGTAAGGCTGCGCATTTTCAATAACCCTAAAGCCGATAGCGGTTACTCGGCAAAAGGATATTGCGGTTTGGAAGATACTAAAAAAATGGCCCTGCGTATTAAACAGGCCGGCATAGGCTTCCTGCTCGATTTTCATTACAGCGATAACTGGGCCGATCCCGGCAAGCAATACAAGCCCGCCGCCTGGAAGCATCTCAGCAACCAGCAATTGCATGATTCTATCAGGGCATTTACCCGGCTTACTTTGCTCGCCCTTAAAAAACAAGGCACCCTGCCCGATATGGTGCAGGTGGGTAACGAAATTAACCACGGTATTTTATGGCCCGACGGCCGGCTTAAAAACCTGGATACCCTTGCAGGGTTTTTAAAAGCCGGCATCAACGGGGTGAGGGCTGTAAGCATTAAGATTCCGGTAATGCTGCACATTGCCTGCGGCGGCCAAAATGCCGAGTCGCGGTATTTTTTGGATAATATGCTTAAGCGGGGAGTAAGTTTCGATATCATAGGCCAATCCTACTATCCCGAATGGCACGGTACGCCCGATAGCTTGCGAGATAATCTTACCGATTTAAATACCCGTTACAAACAGGATATTATTGTTGTTGAGTATTCGCAGCGTAAGCGCGAGGTAAATGATATTACCTTTTCGCTGCCCGGTAATAAAGTTAAAGGCACTTTTATATGGGAGCCGTTTAGCTGGGGCGAAACCATTGTGGATAAGCAGGGAAATACAAACACGCATATAGCGGTTTATGATAGCGTTAAAAGGGCATATCATATTGAGCACTGA
- a CDS encoding DUF1624 domain-containing protein has protein sequence MSTITKTRITSIDFLRGTIMIIMALDHVRDYLFFGSFYFDPLDFGKTNGVLFFTRWITHFCAPIFMLLAGTSASLIGQKKTKAQLSAFLLKRGLWLIFLEMIVVNFGWNFNITFPMFFFITIWALGLSMIILAGLIHLPKKLILGISIVIIAGHNLLDSTHFDGNTLGGFGWSLVHDQRFFMWHNELFLVGYPIVPLMAVMALGYCLGGWYTSGYDVAKRQRNLLIAGGACIAVFIVLRYSNLYGDPVKWSVQKNVFFTFLSFINVNKYPPSLLYLLITLGSAFIFLSLTEKVKNGFVNVVSVYGRVPMFYYLIHIYIIHLIAIIASAVTPGQNWHLWILTKPIWFTHDLKGYGFSLPVAYLVWIAIVVGLYPLCKRYDAYKQANKQKWWLSYL, from the coding sequence GTGAGCACAATTACCAAAACCCGGATAACATCTATCGATTTTTTGCGCGGCACCATAATGATCATTATGGCGCTTGATCATGTGAGGGATTATTTATTTTTCGGGTCGTTTTATTTTGATCCGCTTGATTTTGGGAAAACCAACGGTGTATTGTTCTTCACCCGGTGGATCACTCATTTCTGCGCACCCATATTTATGCTTCTGGCCGGCACCTCGGCATCGCTCATCGGGCAAAAGAAAACCAAGGCCCAATTATCGGCGTTCCTGCTTAAACGCGGGTTATGGCTTATTTTTCTGGAGATGATTGTGGTAAACTTCGGCTGGAATTTCAACATCACCTTCCCGATGTTCTTTTTCATCACCATCTGGGCATTGGGCTTAAGCATGATCATTTTGGCCGGGCTTATCCATCTGCCTAAAAAACTCATCCTTGGCATCAGTATAGTTATTATAGCCGGGCATAACCTATTGGATAGTACTCATTTTGATGGTAATACATTAGGGGGCTTTGGCTGGTCGCTGGTTCATGATCAGCGTTTTTTTATGTGGCATAACGAGTTGTTTTTAGTAGGGTATCCTATTGTACCGCTTATGGCTGTTATGGCACTGGGCTATTGCCTTGGCGGGTGGTACACATCGGGTTATGATGTAGCAAAAAGACAAAGAAATTTGCTTATTGCAGGCGGCGCATGTATCGCGGTATTTATTGTACTCCGTTACAGCAACCTTTACGGCGATCCGGTTAAATGGAGCGTACAAAAAAATGTATTCTTCACATTCCTGTCGTTCATTAACGTTAACAAATATCCGCCATCGCTGCTGTACCTGTTAATTACACTGGGTTCGGCGTTTATATTCCTGTCACTTACCGAAAAGGTTAAGAATGGTTTTGTAAACGTGGTATCGGTTTATGGCAGGGTACCTATGTTTTACTATCTCATCCATATTTATATTATCCACCTCATAGCCATTATTGCGTCGGCCGTTACGCCCGGTCAAAACTGGCATTTATGGATCCTTACAAAACCCATTTGGTTTACTCATGATTTAAAGGGTTACGGTTTTTCATTACCGGTAGCTTACCTGGTTTGGATAGCTATAGTTGTGGGTTTATATCCGTTATGCAAACGCTACGATGCTTACAAACAGGCTAATAAGCAAAAATGGTGGCTGAGTTATTTGTAA
- a CDS encoding TetR/AcrR family transcriptional regulator, with amino-acid sequence MPQTAELSTEEKIKEAARMIFTKKGFLATTIRDIAAEAQINVASVNYYFRSKENLFAFIMDEAIKKLFDKIEPVLNNENTSLHQKIELCVGYYIDQVVQNPDFVFFMVNEVMGGKTKLPMIGNMKILINSHFAKQLKALHTNGDISYHPVHLIWNIFGMIVFPFLSRPHLLQENYFNSDQFLNMMQERKKLIPVWMGKIIAA; translated from the coding sequence ATGCCGCAAACCGCCGAGCTATCAACAGAAGAAAAAATAAAGGAAGCAGCCAGGATGATCTTTACCAAAAAAGGTTTCCTGGCTACTACCATCAGGGATATTGCCGCCGAAGCCCAGATTAATGTAGCCTCGGTTAACTACTACTTTCGCAGTAAGGAAAACCTGTTTGCTTTTATAATGGACGAGGCAATTAAAAAGCTGTTTGATAAAATAGAGCCGGTACTTAACAATGAAAACACCTCGCTGCACCAAAAAATTGAGCTTTGCGTTGGTTATTATATCGACCAGGTGGTGCAAAACCCCGATTTTGTTTTTTTTATGGTGAATGAAGTGATGGGCGGCAAAACCAAACTCCCGATGATTGGCAATATGAAAATCCTGATCAATTCGCATTTTGCCAAACAGCTTAAAGCCCTGCATACCAATGGCGATATCAGTTATCACCCTGTGCATTTAATCTGGAATATTTTTGGCATGATCGTGTTTCCTTTCCTGAGCCGCCCGCATCTGCTGCAGGAAAATTATTTTAACTCCGATCAGTTTTTGAACATGATGCAGGAACGTAAAAAACTGATCCCTGTTTGGATGGGAAAAATTATCGCGGCCTAA
- the abc-f gene encoding ribosomal protection-like ABC-F family protein has protein sequence MLTAQGLAYVHPNRDLLFSDLDLTINKNDKAALVGNNGAGKSILLNILAGNLKPAAGLVKTSSKPYYVPQLTDRFNEHTIAEALGINHKLKALHEILNGNVTDEYLTNLNDDWVIEERYREALTHWGLDNIAASQKMGTLSGGQKTKVLLAGITIHQPEIVLLDEPSNHLDSRSRELLYNYIINTKNTLVVVSHDRALLNLLNPVYELSKRGIIVYGGNYDFYAEQKTIATGALSQDVKSKEKALRKAKEVEREAMERQQKLDARGKKKQEKAGVARIMMNTMRNNAEKSTSRVQDVHAEKVGAISQQLSQLRSSLPDADKMKMDFDNSGLHNGKVLITVQDANFKYQDNLLWQQNLNFQITSGKRMAIRGQNGSGKTTLIKMLLGKLQPVIGLVDSANVKSVYIDQDYSLINPAFKVYDQAQYFNSGTLQEHEIKIRLNRFLFTREDWDKPCGALSGGEKMRLALCCLAIGNQAPDVIILDEPTNNLDLQNIAILTSAINDYRGTLIVISHDEYFLKQVGIEDAVVLE, from the coding sequence ATGCTTACAGCACAAGGCCTTGCCTATGTACACCCCAACCGCGATCTCCTTTTTTCTGATCTCGATCTTACCATCAACAAAAATGATAAAGCCGCCCTTGTTGGCAACAATGGTGCGGGTAAATCTATATTGTTAAATATCCTGGCCGGAAATTTAAAACCTGCCGCCGGATTGGTAAAAACCAGTTCAAAACCCTACTATGTACCGCAGTTAACCGATAGGTTTAACGAACATACCATAGCCGAAGCGCTTGGCATCAACCATAAATTAAAAGCGCTGCACGAGATTTTGAACGGCAATGTAACCGACGAATATCTTACAAATCTTAACGATGATTGGGTTATAGAAGAACGCTACCGGGAAGCATTAACACACTGGGGGCTGGACAATATCGCAGCCAGCCAGAAGATGGGCACACTTAGCGGCGGACAAAAAACCAAAGTACTGCTGGCGGGCATCACAATTCATCAGCCCGAAATAGTTTTGCTTGATGAACCAAGTAATCATTTGGATAGCCGCAGCCGGGAGTTGCTGTACAATTATATCATCAATACAAAAAACACCCTGGTTGTTGTAAGTCATGACAGGGCTTTGCTTAACCTGCTCAACCCTGTTTATGAGCTGAGCAAAAGAGGCATCATCGTGTACGGAGGCAATTATGATTTTTACGCCGAACAGAAAACGATAGCTACCGGGGCCCTGAGCCAGGATGTTAAAAGCAAAGAAAAAGCCCTCAGGAAAGCGAAGGAGGTAGAGCGCGAAGCAATGGAGCGGCAGCAAAAACTGGACGCCCGCGGTAAAAAGAAACAGGAAAAAGCCGGTGTGGCCCGCATTATGATGAACACCATGCGTAACAATGCCGAAAAAAGCACCTCGCGCGTACAGGATGTTCATGCCGAAAAGGTGGGCGCCATTTCGCAGCAATTAAGTCAGCTGCGTTCATCCCTGCCCGACGCCGATAAAATGAAGATGGATTTTGATAATTCGGGTTTGCATAATGGTAAGGTGCTAATTACGGTACAGGATGCCAATTTTAAATACCAGGATAACCTGCTTTGGCAGCAAAACCTTAATTTTCAAATTACAAGCGGCAAGCGCATGGCTATCAGGGGGCAAAACGGATCGGGTAAAACAACCTTGATAAAAATGCTTCTTGGTAAGCTGCAACCTGTTATTGGGTTGGTTGATAGTGCCAACGTTAAATCTGTTTATATCGATCAGGACTATTCATTGATTAATCCAGCGTTTAAAGTGTACGACCAGGCGCAGTATTTTAACTCAGGTACATTGCAGGAACATGAAATCAAAATTCGTTTAAACCGGTTTTTATTTACCCGGGAAGATTGGGATAAACCCTGCGGCGCACTCAGTGGCGGCGAAAAAATGCGGCTGGCACTTTGCTGCCTTGCTATTGGTAACCAGGCACCCGATGTTATTATTTTAGATGAGCCCACCAATAACCTCGATCTGCAGAACATAGCCATTTTAACATCGGCCATTAATGATTACCGCGGAACGTTGATTGTAATATCGCACGATGAATATTTTTTAAAGCAGGTTGGTATTGAGGATGCGGTTGTGTTGGAGTAG
- a CDS encoding DHA2 family efflux MFS transporter permease subunit, translating to MAETGFRKWIITITVITASLLELIDTTIVNVSIPQIQGNLGATITDAAWIVTGYSVANVIILPMSGWLGSFFGRKNYFLTSIVVFTIASFLCGNAQSLTELVLFRILQGLAGGGLISTAQAILLETWPPNQVGTATALFGLGAIVGPTIGPTIGGYITDHAAWRWIFYVNIPVGCIAALCTYMFVKATPSDGKGKPIDWWGIALLAIAVGSLQTILEKGEDEDWFATNYIIVLTVMAVLGLLLFIWRETSTDHPIVNFKIMRHRSFSAGMVTSFILGVGLYGSTFVFPVFCQGLLGFTAQQTGEILFPGGMFTIVMMPFVGIMLNKGIPAQFMAAVGMVLFFVFSLMLAGSSLASGTGDFFWPLAIRGVGLSLLFVPLTTLAIGGLKGAEIGQGTGLNNMMRQLGGSFGIAGLNTLIHIRQATHRNNLLVNINPYNSFYTERFNNYMHAFVAKGKSITDATRMAYGAIEGAVQKQSALLSYNDAYWVVGIVMLCAIPVVFLAPFVKGQKAVADAH from the coding sequence ATGGCTGAAACAGGATTTAGAAAATGGATCATCACCATTACCGTAATAACTGCATCATTGCTCGAACTGATAGATACCACCATAGTTAACGTTTCCATTCCCCAGATCCAGGGAAACTTAGGGGCCACCATTACCGATGCTGCCTGGATTGTTACCGGTTATAGCGTTGCCAACGTAATTATACTGCCCATGTCGGGCTGGCTGGGCAGCTTTTTCGGGCGGAAGAATTACTTTCTCACGTCCATCGTTGTATTTACCATCGCTTCTTTTTTATGCGGAAATGCCCAAAGCCTTACCGAGCTGGTACTGTTTAGGATTTTACAGGGGCTTGCCGGGGGCGGCCTGATCTCGACAGCGCAGGCTATCCTGCTTGAAACCTGGCCTCCAAACCAGGTAGGTACAGCTACCGCCCTGTTTGGCCTGGGAGCCATTGTTGGCCCGACTATCGGCCCAACCATTGGTGGCTACATCACCGATCATGCCGCCTGGCGCTGGATTTTTTACGTAAACATCCCCGTTGGCTGTATCGCTGCCCTGTGTACCTATATGTTTGTGAAAGCCACCCCAAGCGATGGCAAAGGCAAACCGATAGACTGGTGGGGCATTGCCCTGCTGGCCATAGCCGTAGGCAGCCTGCAAACCATACTGGAAAAAGGGGAGGATGAAGATTGGTTTGCCACCAATTACATTATTGTGTTAACCGTAATGGCTGTTTTAGGTCTGCTGCTTTTTATCTGGCGCGAAACCAGTACCGACCATCCTATTGTTAATTTTAAAATTATGCGGCACCGCAGTTTCTCGGCAGGGATGGTTACCTCGTTTATATTGGGTGTTGGTTTGTACGGATCAACATTTGTGTTCCCGGTGTTTTGCCAGGGCTTGCTGGGCTTTACCGCGCAGCAAACCGGCGAGATCCTGTTTCCGGGCGGGATGTTTACCATTGTGATGATGCCGTTTGTGGGTATTATGCTGAATAAAGGGATCCCCGCGCAATTTATGGCTGCGGTTGGGATGGTGTTGTTCTTTGTTTTTTCGTTGATGCTGGCCGGCTCTTCGCTGGCGTCTGGCACCGGCGATTTCTTCTGGCCGCTGGCTATCAGGGGAGTGGGCCTATCGTTATTGTTTGTGCCGCTTACCACACTGGCTATCGGCGGATTGAAGGGGGCAGAAATTGGCCAGGGCACAGGGTTAAATAATATGATGAGGCAGCTGGGCGGCTCGTTCGGGATAGCGGGTTTAAATACCCTGATCCACATCAGGCAGGCCACGCACCGCAATAACCTGCTGGTTAACATTAACCCCTACAATTCATTTTATACCGAGCGGTTTAACAATTACATGCATGCTTTTGTAGCCAAAGGCAAATCAATTACCGATGCTACCCGGATGGCTTATGGAGCTATAGAAGGCGCAGTGCAAAAACAAAGCGCATTACTAAGTTATAATGATGCCTACTGGGTGGTGGGTATAGTAATGCTTTGCGCCATCCCGGTGGTATTTTTGGCCCCGTTTGTAAAAGGGCAAAAGGCTGTTGCAGATGCACACTAA
- a CDS encoding DUF1569 domain-containing protein, with translation MKTVFDKAVRDDLINRINSLNENSRAQWGKMSVYQMLKHCTLAEEMYLGKTHYKRTLPGLLFGKIALKSLLKDETPMSRNAPTSKHFIVTETGGSVSAQKHLWIDLMEAYADFSHPEIEHWFFGKMTKEQVGLFVYKHTDHHLRQFGS, from the coding sequence ATGAAAACAGTATTTGATAAAGCAGTACGCGATGACCTGATTAACCGGATTAATTCATTAAATGAAAACAGTAGAGCCCAATGGGGTAAAATGAGTGTTTACCAGATGCTGAAGCATTGCACCCTGGCCGAAGAAATGTACCTGGGTAAAACACATTACAAACGCACTTTGCCCGGCCTGCTGTTTGGCAAAATTGCGCTGAAAAGCCTGTTGAAAGACGAAACGCCGATGAGCCGGAATGCGCCAACAAGCAAACACTTTATTGTAACCGAAACCGGTGGCAGTGTTTCAGCCCAAAAGCACCTTTGGATAGATCTTATGGAGGCCTATGCAGATTTTTCGCACCCCGAAATTGAGCATTGGTTTTTTGGTAAGATGACCAAAGAGCAGGTAGGCCTTTTTGTTTACAAACATACCGATCATCATTTAAGGCAGTTTGGAAGCTAA
- a CDS encoding IS110 family transposase: protein MAKETTFETVHQNVAGIDIGAEQIFVSPDGKEVVSFETFTSSYYACAVYLKERGVKKVAMEATGVYWIALYFLLEELGILVCLVNPKETKQVKGRKTDVRDCQWIQKLFSAGILRHSFIPQGKFMELRHLVRERLDIISMGSTYVNKMQKCLELMNIKLPEVLSQIHGTSGINMIKAILSGNRDSNYLLSLCDERIQKYKGEKVLKALEGRYNDTYLFMLEQNMQLWDIHQNQIKKIDGEISRLLDELSVDKEEVVTGKAKAVRHHAPKIPGLHATMARLYGVDLTSIPGINDYTALRLIGETGVDMSRFPTVKSFVNWLTLSPKSHRSGKMKKNVRGMPCNVAGQIFKQCAQSLLNSKNNAIGSFMRKLRGRKDSGIAIKAGARKLAIAYYNTLTKGTAYVEEGTKRYEDQLQRREMALLKKMAKKYNMQLSENQIAA, encoded by the coding sequence ATGGCAAAAGAAACGACTTTTGAAACAGTCCACCAAAATGTTGCAGGTATTGATATCGGTGCTGAGCAGATTTTTGTATCCCCTGATGGGAAAGAGGTGGTCAGCTTTGAAACCTTCACATCAAGTTATTATGCTTGTGCAGTGTATCTGAAAGAGAGAGGCGTAAAAAAGGTAGCAATGGAAGCCACAGGTGTTTACTGGATCGCTTTATACTTTCTGTTAGAAGAACTTGGCATATTGGTTTGCCTGGTCAACCCTAAAGAAACCAAACAGGTGAAAGGCAGAAAAACTGATGTAAGGGATTGCCAGTGGATCCAGAAGCTGTTTTCTGCCGGCATCCTCAGACATAGCTTTATCCCCCAGGGCAAGTTCATGGAACTTCGTCATTTGGTGCGGGAACGCCTGGATATCATCAGTATGGGCAGTACCTATGTTAACAAGATGCAGAAATGCCTGGAGTTGATGAACATCAAACTTCCGGAGGTACTTAGCCAGATCCATGGTACCAGCGGCATTAATATGATCAAAGCTATATTATCCGGGAACCGGGACAGCAACTATTTACTTAGCCTTTGTGATGAACGCATTCAAAAATATAAAGGTGAAAAAGTATTAAAAGCATTGGAAGGCCGGTATAATGATACCTATTTATTCATGCTTGAGCAGAACATGCAGCTTTGGGATATACACCAAAACCAAATAAAAAAGATAGACGGGGAGATTAGCCGCCTGTTGGACGAACTAAGTGTAGATAAAGAAGAGGTAGTTACAGGAAAAGCCAAAGCAGTACGGCATCATGCCCCAAAAATACCGGGGCTTCACGCCACTATGGCGCGCTTATACGGTGTTGACCTTACCAGCATTCCCGGGATAAATGATTATACGGCATTGCGGCTGATTGGGGAAACTGGTGTGGATATGAGCCGTTTTCCTACAGTTAAAAGCTTTGTAAACTGGTTAACCTTATCCCCTAAAAGTCATCGGAGCGGAAAAATGAAAAAGAATGTCAGGGGTATGCCTTGCAATGTTGCCGGGCAGATCTTTAAACAATGTGCCCAGTCATTATTGAATAGTAAGAATAATGCTATCGGTAGTTTCATGAGAAAGCTCCGTGGCCGTAAAGATTCGGGGATTGCTATAAAAGCCGGTGCCAGAAAGTTGGCCATTGCTTACTATAATACATTAACCAAAGGAACCGCATATGTTGAGGAAGGAACTAAACGCTACGAAGATCAATTGCAGAGAAGAGAAATGGCATTGTTGAAAAAAATGGCTAAAAAATACAATATGCAACTTTCTGAAAACCAAATAGCTGCATAA
- a CDS encoding PAS domain-containing protein yields the protein METGNKLLHSIFDVTHVEFQTFDLAQNKLAFSSGMACQLLGYSDEEYRRLSNGFYKEIIHPDDLETVQQTIARVMNARQGEVVEMTARFRKGDGSYIWLYSRQMIFERAADGRAGTIIRQVEDVTRLINLQYELKSKVEQLNLVSFKNSHLLRSPVASIIGLVNIIEEQEITSEHNRQILHFLKDAITRLDEVIHEINDVARPY from the coding sequence ATGGAAACCGGCAATAAACTTTTACACTCCATTTTCGACGTAACGCACGTCGAATTTCAAACCTTCGATCTGGCACAAAATAAACTGGCGTTTTCGAGCGGGATGGCCTGCCAGCTGCTGGGTTATTCGGACGAAGAATACCGTAGGTTAAGCAATGGTTTTTATAAAGAGATCATTCATCCGGACGATCTTGAAACAGTGCAGCAAACTATTGCCAGGGTTATGAATGCACGGCAGGGTGAGGTGGTAGAAATGACCGCCCGTTTCCGTAAAGGTGATGGCAGTTACATCTGGCTGTACTCGCGGCAAATGATATTTGAACGGGCTGCCGATGGCCGCGCCGGTACCATTATCAGGCAGGTTGAAGATGTTACCCGCCTCATTAACCTGCAATATGAACTTAAAAGCAAAGTTGAGCAACTTAACCTGGTATCCTTTAAAAACTCGCATTTATTACGAAGCCCGGTAGCCAGCATTATAGGCCTCGTAAACATCATCGAAGAACAGGAAATTACCAGCGAACATAACCGGCAGATTCTGCATTTTTTAAAAGATGCAATTACCCGGCTTGATGAGGTGATTCATGAAATAAATGATGTTGCCCGCCCCTATTAA